The DNA segment TGAGGAACTTGGCGATCGGCCCGGCGAGCGCACCGTCGTCACCGACACGCACCCAGGCCAGGCCCTTGGCGCCCTGCTCGACGGCGTACGCACCGAGACCGTCGAAGAACTTGCGGGACTGGCCCGCGGTGTCCGGTACGGGCAGCGCGCGGACGTGCCGGCCGGCGAAGGCCTTGAAGCCGGAGTCCGCGAAGACGTCCGACACATCGACCAGTTCGAGCTGGGCGCGCAGGTCGGGCTTGTCATTGCCGTACTTCAGCATCGACTCGCGGAACGGGATCCGCGGGAACGGCGAGGTGACATGGCGGCCGTTGCCGAACTCCTCGAACAGCTCGGTCATCAGCTTCTCGATCGGACCGAACACGTCCTCCTGCTCGACGAAGCTCATCTCGACGTCGAGCTGGTAGAACTCGCCGGGCGAGCGGTCCGCGCGGGCGTCCTCGTCGCGGAAGCAGGGCGCGATCTGGAAGTAGCGGTCGAAGCCCGAGATCATCAGCAGCTGCTTGAACTGCTGCGGCGCCTGCGGGAGCGCGTAGAACTTGCCGGGGTGCAGCCGCGAGGGGACCACGAAGTCACGGGCGCCCTCGGGGGAGGTCGCGGTGAGGATCGGGGTCGCCATCTCGTTGAAGCCCAGCTCGGTCATCTTGTGCCGCATGGCGGAGATGACAGCGGTGCGCAGCATGATGTTGCGGTGCATGCGCTCGCGGCGCAGGTCGAGGAAGCGGTACTCCAGGCGCCGCTCCTCGTTGACGCCGTCCTCGGCGTTGATGGTGAAGGGGAGCGGGGCGGCGGCGCCGAGCACCTCGACCTCGCCGACCTCGATCTCGACCTCACCGGTCGGCAGTTCCTCGTTGACGTTCTCGGTGCCGCGCGCGGAGACCTTGCCGTCGATCCGGACGACCGTCTCCTTGGTGACCTTGGAGAGCGCCTCGTTGGCGGGGGTGCCGGGGCGGGCGACGAGCTGCGTGATGCCGTGGTGGTCGCGCAGATCGATGAAGAGGATGCCGCCCAGGTCTCGGCGATTGTGCAGCCAGCCGCTCAGCCGGACGTCCGAGCCGACGTCGGAGGCGCGCAGTTCGCCGCACGTGTGGGACCTGTACCGATGCATCGTTCATCCAGTTCTTCGCGAGACAGGCGGGAAGGGTGTACTTCGCACCAGGGTACCGCCGGGCACACCATGCCTTTACGCCTTTATCGGCCCGGGCCGACAGCCCCGGGGAGGCCGCATGGACGCACCCTGTGTGGCGGCTGCCGGTCCCACCTTCTTAAAGTGGGTCAATGCGCACCGAGGACGTCCTGGCCGCCATCGCGACCGGCCTGTGGCGATGGGACAACACCGCCGGGATCGTCACGCTCGACGCGGAAGCCGCCCGGCTCCTCGGTCTGCCCGCCGAACCGTCCACGGTCTCCGAGGCCACGGCCCGCTCCCGGTTCCACCCCGTCGACTGGAACGAGATCAACGGGACGGTGAATCTCGCGGTCGCCGAGGACACCCTCGCCGAGGCCCGGCTGCGCATCGTGGACGAGACGGGCCGGGTGCTGCGTACCGTCCGCACCCGCTCCAAGCCGCTGATCGGCGCGGACGGCTATGTCCTGGTCGGCACCCTCCAGGAGGTCGCGGAGCCGCAGCCGGGGGACGCGGCGCACACCCCGATCACCGGTGACTGGCGCCGCTCCC comes from the Streptomyces sp. NBC_01471 genome and includes:
- the aspS gene encoding aspartate--tRNA ligase, with translation MHRYRSHTCGELRASDVGSDVRLSGWLHNRRDLGGILFIDLRDHHGITQLVARPGTPANEALSKVTKETVVRIDGKVSARGTENVNEELPTGEVEIEVGEVEVLGAAAPLPFTINAEDGVNEERRLEYRFLDLRRERMHRNIMLRTAVISAMRHKMTELGFNEMATPILTATSPEGARDFVVPSRLHPGKFYALPQAPQQFKQLLMISGFDRYFQIAPCFRDEDARADRSPGEFYQLDVEMSFVEQEDVFGPIEKLMTELFEEFGNGRHVTSPFPRIPFRESMLKYGNDKPDLRAQLELVDVSDVFADSGFKAFAGRHVRALPVPDTAGQSRKFFDGLGAYAVEQGAKGLAWVRVGDDGALAGPIAKFLTEADIAALTERLELKPGHAVFFGAGEFDEVSRIMSAVRVEAAKRAGHFEEDVFRFCWIVDFPMYEKDEETGKIDFSHNPFSMPQGGYADLEEKDPLDILAYQYDIVCNGIELSSGAIRNHEPDLMLKAFEIAGYDRETVEHEFAGMLRAFRLGAPPHGGIAPGVDRIVMLLADEPNIRETIAFPLNGNAQDLMMGAPTVLDETRLRELNIQLRKPAAPAKDKQEK